A segment of the Candidatus Hydrogenedentota bacterium genome:
AGGTCATCCTCATCACCCCGCACCTCGTCCGGCCCGACTGGCTCGAGACGGACACGCTCAAGGTGGCGGAGGATCCCCGGCCCTACGTGCGCGGGCTGCGCCGCTTCGCCGCGGAGAACCATGTCGCCCTTGCCGACGCGTCGCGCCTGTGGTGCCGCCTGCACGCGCAGGGGCTCCCGTACATCACCCTGCTCGCCAACGCCATCAACCATCCCGACGCGCGCGGCCAGGCCCTCTTCGCCGACGCGCTCATGGCCCTCTTCCCCGGCGGCTGACCCGGTGGCGCCCCGATCAGACAGCGAAGAGCTGCGGCCGGCTTCCCGGGCCGCTCGAAAGCTTGGAAACGCTTTTGATGTCCTCTGTGAGGCGTTCCACGGCGGGCGTCCCCAAAGGGGGAAAATGCGGGCACACACAAGAGCGGTCACGGTTCATTTTGAGACGCCCCGGGAACAGGGCCCCTCCTGCTCCGCGTCCCCCCGGAGCAGGGGCAGGAACTTGTGGTTGGCCTTGGGGAAGGCGAGGGTGTCGAAGGCCTCCGGGGACACCCAGCGCAGCTCCGTGTGGGCCAGGGCGGCGGGCTCGCCCGCCGTGATCGCGCAGCGGTAGACGGACATGACGATGCGGAAGTGGGTGTAGGCGTGGCGGACGCAGGCGACGAGTCCGCCGGCACACACTTCGACGCCCAGTTCCTCGCGGCATTCGCGCGCGAGGGCGAGGGCGTGGTCCTCCCCCTTCTCCACCTTGCCGCCGGGGAACTCCCAGAGGCCGCCCAGCATGCCGCCGTGCGGCCGGCGCCCCACCAGAAAGCATCCGTCGCGCTCGATGACGGCGGTGACGATCTCATGGAGGGGCGTGGCGGCCTTGGGCTTGCGCACGGGCAGTTCGGCCTCGCGGCCCTCCGCATGGGCGCGGCATTCGGAGGCCACGGGGCAGGCCATGCAGGCCGGGGCGCGGGGCGTGCACACGCGCGCGCCCAGCTCCATCATGGCCTGGTTGAAGTCGCCGGGGCCGCGCGGCGGCACGAGGGTCTGGGCCAGCCGCCACAGCTCCCGCTCCGTGGCCGGGTCGTCTATGCAGTCGTCCAGCGCGAAGAGCCGCGCGAGCACGCGCTTGACGTTGCCGTCGAGCACGGCGACCCGCTCGCCGAAGGCGATGCTGGCGACGGCGGCGGCGGTGTAGGGGCCGATGCCGGGGAGCATGCGGAGCTGCGCGGCGGTCTCGGGGAAGCGGCCGCCGTGCTGCTCGCAGACCATGCGGGCGGCGGCGTGGAGGTTGCGCGCGCGGGAGTAGTAGCCGAGCCCCTCCCAGAGTTTCAGCACGGCCTCCTCCGGCGCGGCGGCCAACGCCTCCACCGTGGGGAAGGCGGCCACAAAGCGGTTGTAGTAGGGCGTGCCCTGGTCCACCCGCGTCTGCTGGAGGATGATCTCGGAGACCCAGACGGCGTAGGGGTCGGTGGTGCCCCGGAAGGGCAGGTCGCGGGCCTCGGCCTGGAACCAGGCCAGCAGCCGCTCCCTGAGCGCCCGGGGGTTTCTCACGGGGCGAGGTCCGCCGGGAGCGTCTCGCCCAGCGCCTTCAGCGGGCACTCGGCATAGAGCGCCTTCAGGCGGGCGGCGTGGTCCGCGCCCAGGGCGGCGTAGGCCGCCAGCCCCGCGCGCACGTCGCGCCGCTCCGCGTCGGCGTGGTTGCACCGGTTGGCGGGGACGCCCGAGTTCAGCAGGGGCAGGTTCGAGAGTTTTCCCTCGTGGCGCTCCATGAGCCGCAGCAGCTTTGCCGCGTTCAGCACCGACGGGTCCGGCACCGCGTCGCGGTAATGCCTCGTGAACGAGTCGGGCCCGGCGTTCCAGTTCCAGGAATTGTGCCCGGCGAAGGGCAGCGGGCCGCCCTCGTCCATGTAGAACAGCGACCACTGGTGGTCCGGGCTCCAAGTCTTGTCAATGTGCTTCTGCTTCTTCTTGGGCATCTGCTTCGGGTCGAGGACCATTTCCCGCGTGTAGGCGAAGCCGTCCTCCGGCCGGGGCTCCACGTGGATGAAGACCTTCTCCGGCGGCAGGCACTCCTCGAAGACCTTCCGGGCCTTGTCGTTCGCCGTGAGCCCCTCGAAGTCGCGCCGGTAGCCCTCCGGGAACAGCGCGGCGTCCGGCGCGCGGAAGTGCGTGCGCGACATCTGCTCCATGGGCACCAGCATGTCGCCCGTGGCGCTGGTGACCAGCACGGGGTTGGCGATGCGGTCGAGCATGGAGACGGGGCTGAGCCAGTACCACGCGTCCGCCGAGAGGTCGCGGGGGAAATAGGCGTAGGCCATCTCGGCGAGGCCGGTGACCATGCCCGCCACCGGCAGCGGGGACTCCGCCTCGTGCCCGGGGAACCCGCTGAAGGCGCGGTTCGCCTCCAGATAGCCGATGTTGTAGCACCAGTTCACGACGGGCACGTCGGCGGTGGTGGAAGTGACGGGGAACATGTCGGCGCTCATGGCCAGGGCCATGTAGCCGCCCTGGCTGCCGCCGTCAATGTGCATCCGCGCCGGGTCCACGAAGGGGCAGCGCCGCGCCCACTGGATGACGGCGCGCGCGAGGTTGTTGCCGTTGCCCACCGACACGTCAATGGGCGACTCGCCGTCCGCGCCGGTGTAGGCCGCCGTGAAGACGGCCCAGCCCTTGCCCGCCCACTGCTTCGCGCCGCCGGTGTCCTTCTCGTAGTGGACATGGCAGAACGCGGGCAGCCGCGTGCCGGGCACGGCGGCCTTGCGGGGGAAGACTACGCGGGCCAGCCCGGTCTTCTCGTCGCCCAGCACGCCCAGATAGGGCACGCGCACCGTCACCACCCCGCAGGGCCCGTCCGCCTCCTCGGAGACGACGGTCACCGCGCCCGCGAATCCGGACTCCGTCGGAACCACCCCCTCGACAAACCCCGCGCAGGCCGGCATCGCCAGCACGGCGGAAAGCAGCAGGGCCAGAAGGGCCGTTCGTGCAAAGCGACGCGGAGAACAAGTTCGGTTCATGGAAGGCTTTCTCCAATAGATGTCAGCATCGCGTGAGAGCGGTTCACCCTGTCTATCCCCCTCCTGTCCACCGCTCTGCCCGTCACCCCCGCGAACGCGGGGGTCCATGCCTTCGGCGCGCGGCGCAACCCGCTGACCCAAGATGGGTTCCCGCGTTCGCGGGAATGACGGATGGGGGCTTCTCTGCATCGAGGAGTCGCACGCCGGCAAGAAGCCGCCCGTTTGCGCGTTCCCCGGAGAAGAAGAGGAGAGACGGACTCCGGTGATGCGGGCGAGTGATCCCATGGGCCAAACGTCCTTCTACAGCTTCTTGACGCGGATATTGCGGAACCAGGCGGGCGACCCGTGGTCGGAAAGGCAGATGAACCCCCTGCGCAGGCGCCAAACCAGCTCCGGGTGCTCGTCAAAGTTCACATCCTGGATCTGCACGCCGTTCAGCGTCGCCTGGTAGTGCGGGCCGTTGAGCATGATCTCCACCTCGTTCCACTCGCCCTCGGGGCGGGCGGCCAGGGCCTTCGCGGGCAGCACCCGGTACACGGACCCCGTGCTTTCCGCCGTGGGCTCGGGGATGTCGCTGTCGCCCATCATCTGGAACTCGAAGCCGAGTTTCGAGGAGCGCGCCGCGCGCGGGCCGCGCAGCCAGACGCCGTTGTTGCCGCCCTTCTCGATCTTCCACTCCAGGCGGAGGACGAAGTTGTCGTAGCGGTCGCGGGAGAGGAGGGCGTCCGCGCCCTTGCGCACCCACTCGATGCACCCGTCCCTCACCTCAAAGGACTCCACGCCCGGCGTGCGCGGAAACCATCCGTTCAGCGTCTTGCCGTCGAACAGGGAGACGAAGCCCTCGGCGCGCTCCGCCTCGCTCAGGAGGCTGTTGTCCGGCGTCCAGGGCGCGCCCTCCACCGGGTCCGCGAAGGCCTGGTCCAGCGCCGGATAAATCTCGTCGGAGTGGGCGACGACGAAATGGGTCTCCGGGCGGATGTCCGCCGGGCGGAGGTTCACCGCCAGGACGGGCTGCCCGCCCGCCTTCTCCGGCGCGGCGTCCGCCGTCAGAATGTCGGCGTTGCCCGGCGCCGCCACGATGAGGTTCGGCGCGGCCTTCTTGAACTTCTTCGCCAGCGCGGCGGCGCCGGGGCCGTCAATCCAGTAGACGGCCTTGCCCTCTCCCTTGAGCGCCTTCGCGGCGGTCACCGCGGCCTTCGCACGGACCGCCGGGTCGTCGGGCACGCCCGCCAGCACGCGCACCATGAGGCCCATCCAGGTGTCCTTGCACTCCTCGGCGTAGAGCGCGACGGTCTCCACGGCCTTCGGGTCGAGGGAGGCGCCGTCGGCGCTGAGGCCGCACAGGTCCGTGGAGAGCGTGTTGCCGCCCACGTCCGCCAGCCGCGCAACGGCCGCCATGTCCACCGGCCCGCCCTTCGCGATGAGCCCCGGCACATGCACCGCGCGGAGGGTCCAGTCCTTGCTGCCCCGGAAAATCGCGCCCCGGCGCACGGAGAAGTCGTCCTTTCCCGGCCGCGCGGCGGCGGAAGTGGTGGCGCAGCCCGCCGCGAGCAGCGTCAGGCAGAGAAACAGGCACCCTGAAATCTTGAAGAAGGCGGTTCGTGGCATGGGGAGGCTCTTTCTGTGTTCCGTCCAACAACCCGGGAATCCCCCTACTTTAGCAAATCCCGGCCCGCCCTTTCCCGCATGGGACGGGGAACGCCGGAAATCCGGCCTCGTCCGGGCGTTCCCGGGTTGACACGGGGTGCGTCCGGCGGTACCATGGGTGCAGGAGCGGATCATGGCGGACATGCTGACACATTCCCGGGTGGCGCAGTGGCTGCCGCCGCGTCCCCGCGACGCGCACAAGGGCGTGTTCGGGCACCTGCTGGTCCTGGCGGGGTCCCGCGGGATGACCGGCGCGGCCCGGCTCGCCTGCGGGGCGGCCTGCCGCAGCGGGGCGGGCCTGGTCACCCTGGGCGTGCCCGCGCCCCTGGCGGACATCCTGGAGGCCGCGCTGGTGGAGACGATGACACTGCCGCTGCCCGCCACAGAGGCCGCATCCTTTTCCCGCGAGGCCGCAGCCCCCGCGCTGGAGGCCGCCGGGGACCGCGGCGCGGCCCTCATCGGGCCGGGGCTCTCGCGCCACCCGAAGACCATCTCCTTTGCGCGGCGGTTCATTCGCGGCTGGGACGGGCCGCTGGCGGTGGACGCCGACGCGCTGCACGCCCTGGCGTGGGACCGGCCCCTGTCCGGGCCCTGCCGCGCGCAGACGCTGCCGCCGCCGGTGCTCACGCCGCATCCGGGGGAGATGGCGCGCCTGACCGGGCTTTCAACGGCGGAAATCCAGGAGACGCGCGAGACGGCGGCGCTGCATTACGCCGAGAAATGGAACGCCGTCGTCGTGCTTAAGGGCTGGCACACCGTGATCGCGGCGCCGGACGGCCGTGCGGCGGTGAACCCGACGGGGAACCAGGGGATGGCCTCCGGCGGGTCGGGCGACGTGCTGGCGGGCCTGCTCGGCGGGCTGCTGGCCCAGGGCATGGACCCGTGGGAGGCGGCCTGCGCGGCCGTGTACGTCCACGGGCTGGCGGGCGACATTGCGGTGCGCGGGGTGTCGCCCCGCGCCCTGACGGCGGGCGACCTCGTCCGCGGGCTGTCGGAGGCCTGGCGCGAACTGGAGGGCTGAGACATGCGCACCATCTGCGACCTGGGCGAGTTCGGCTTTATTGACCGCGTCACCGGGCCCCTCAAGGGGGCGGACTGCGTGGTGCTGGGGCCCGGCGACGACTGCGCCGTCCTGCGCGCGGGAGGCATGCTGCTCCTGGCCAGCTGCGACGGTTTTGTGGAAAACATCCATTTCCGCCGCGAATGGGCCGGGCCGGAGGACATCGGCTGGAAGGCCGCCGCCGCCGCGCTGAGCGACATCGCCGCCATGGGCGGCTCCGCCCTCTTCGCACTGGCCACCATTTCCTGCCCCAGGGACGCCGACGCCGATTACATGGCCCGCGTCTGCGCGGGCATCGCCGAAGCCGTGGAGCACTGCGGCGCCGCCCTCGTCGGCGGCGACATGACCTGCTCCCCCTCCGGCACGATGCTCGACCTGTCCGTCGTGGGCGCCGTGACCGAGGGCCGCTATGTCACCCGGGACGGCGCGCGCCCCGGCGACCTGGTCGCCGTCACGGGCTACCCCGGGCAGTCCGCCGCGGGCCTGCTGGCGCTGGTGAACGGGGTGGACGCGCCCATGCTGATCCAGTCCCATCTGCGGCCCGAGCCGCGGCTCGCCGCAGGCCGCTGGATGGCCCGGCGCGACGCCGTGCACGCCATGATAGACCTGAGCGACGGGCTCCTGCAGGACCTCGGCCACATCGGCCAGCGCAGCGGCCTGGGCGTCAACGTGGACTCCGACCTCGTACCCCTGGCCCCGGCGCTCAACGGCTTTGAGAGCGCCATCAGCCAGTCCCTCGAAAGCCTCACCCTTTCCGGCGGCGAGGACTACGAGCTCGCCGTCGCCCTCGACCCGGGCGAGGCCGCGGGCCTCTGCGCCGACTTCGCCGCCGAATTCGGCATGCCCCTCACCGTCGTCGGCCGCGTGGAGGAGGGCTGGCGCGGCGTCCGCCTCGACGGCCAGGAGGCCGCCCACCTCGGGTTTGACCACTTCACGGCCTGACACGGGGGGCACCCGGCAGGGGGGCGGAACGGCGGCATGGCGCGGGGCGGGGTTTGCGGCGGCCCCCGGCGGGCGCGGCAGTTCATCGAAAATCTCAAATTTGAGGTTTCAGAGGTTTTGCCGCAGTCGGTGCGCGGTTTCCTGGGGGGGGGGCTGGCGGCCGACTCAGGCCAGGAATTCCGCCGGCAGTGCAATGACGTGTTGGGGGCCTATTCCCGCCATGCCTTCAGGAAAACCCGCCATTGCACCGTTCGGAGCGCCGAAGGCGCGGCACTGAACAGCCCGGGGCGTGAGCCCCGGAAAAGGGGACAATCCCCCCAACAGAGCGCTGAAAGCGCGGCACATGCGCGGAAGGCTTCTGTGCCGGGGCCCGGGCTCTGTCTACTCGTAGCGCAGCGCCTCGACGGGGTCCACGCCGGCGGCCTTGACGGCGGGGTAGACGCCGAAGAAGACGCCGACGGCGAGGCTGAAGGAGAAGGAGAGGGCGGTGGACCAGAGGGAGAGCCCGATGGGGAGGGTGGGGTAGAGCGTGCGGATGACGAAGGAACCCAGCGCCCCCAGGCCGATGCCAAGAAGGCCGCCCATGACGCTGAGGGTGACGGACTCGATGAGGAACTGGAGGGCGATGTCGAAGCGGCGCGCGCCGATGGCCATGCGGACGCCGACCTCGCGGGTGCGCTCGCGCACGGACACGAGCATGATGTTCATGATGCCGATGCCGCCGACGAGCAGGGAGATGGAGGCGATGCCGACGAGGAGCAGGCGCAGCATGTCGAAGATGCGCTGGAAGGTGTCGAGCATGCCCTCCTGGTCCGTGACGGTGAAGTCCTCGTTGTTGTCGAAAGCCGCCATCATGAGCTTGTGCAGCTCCTTCTCCACAATGGGGATCTCCTCCTGGTTCGTCGTGCCGACGAGGATCTCGAAGAGCTCCTTGCGGTTGAAGATCTCCTGCGCGCTGGGCAGCGGGATGATGCACAGGTCGCCCAGGTCTATGCCCATGGCCATGCCGCGCTCCTCGAGGATGCCCACCACCATGTGCTTCGACCCGTTCACCGTCACCCGCTTGTGGAGCGCCGGCTCGTCGCCGAAGATCTCGCGCTTGAGCGTCGTGCCGATGATGCAGACCCGGTTGTTCCGCTCGATGTCGCGGTCCGTGATGAAGCGGCCGATCTGCGTGCGGAGCTGGCGCACGGAGTCGAAGTCGGGCGTGGTGCCGATGGTGAGCACGCTGCGCGTGCGCTTGCCGTAGCGCACCGCCGAGAGGCCGATGATGTTCGACGCGACGCCGCTGACGCCGGGCACCTTGCGCTTGATGCTCTGGGCGATCTCGTGGGTCAGCTTGCGGTTGCTCCCCGCCGTGATGGGGAACAGGCCCGTGGTCTCCTGCTTGCCCGGCGTGATGATCAGGATGTTGGAGCCGAGGATGGCGAACTCCTTCTGGACGTAGGCCTGGGCGGACTCGCCGAGGGCGATCAGCAGGATGACGGACATGACGCCGATGATCACGCCGAGCGTGGTCAGCAGCGACCGCACCTTGTTCTGCGCGATCGAGGCGAGGGCCGAGGTCAGGTGGTCCAGTCCGTGCATCAGTCCTCCAGCGCCTCCACCACCCGCACCAGCGCGCCCTCCTTCAGCCCCAGCACGGAGACCGAGGTGATGACCTCCTCGCCCTCGCGCAGGCCCGACAGGATCTCGCGGTGGTCCCAGTTGCCGATGCCCGCCTCCACGTCGCGGCGGATGACCCGCCCGCCTTCGATGACGTAGACGTACTCGTCGCGGATGAGGGACTCGCTCGGCACCACGAGGACGTCGGCCTTCTCCTGCACCACCACGGAGACGTCGGCGGACATGCCGGGCCGGAAGGCCTCGGCCCCCTCGTCCACGCTGATCTTGCACAGGACGTTGCGGGCGAGCTGCTCGACGGCCGTCACCACGGGGGAGATGTGGGTGAGCGTGCCCTTGAACTCCCGCCCGGGCACGGCGTCTATCTCGATCTGGACCCGCTGCCCCGTATTCAGCGTGGAGAGGTTCGCCTCGTCGAAGGGCGCCTCGATGTACAGCCCCTCCTCCTGCACGAGGAACAGCAGCGGCATCCCCATGACCACCGCCTCGCCCGCCTGCGTCAGCACCTTGGCCACCACGCCCTTGAACGGCGCGCGGACCGTCGCCTTGTCGCGCATGGTCTCGGCGGCGGCCAGTGCCGCCTCGAGCTGGGCCACGGCGGCCTCCGCCGTGCGCACGTCCTCGTCGCGCACGTCGGCCTCGGCCAGCCCGACCTCCGCCGTGCTCTTCAGCTCCCCGGCCTGGCGCAGGGCCAGCTCGGCCTTCTCCAGGTCGCTGTCGGAGACCGCCTTGCGCTCCGCCAGCGCGCGCACGCGCCGCACGTCGGCCTCGGCCTGGGACAGGGCGTCCTTCGCCTGGCGCAGGCGGATCTCCCCGCCCTCGCGCGCCGTGCGCGCCGCGATCTTCGCCTGGGCCACCCGCGTCCTCCCCACCTCCAGCCCCGCCGCCGCCGCGCGCACCTGCGCCTCCAGCTCGTCCTTCACCAGTTCCACCAGCGGCTGCCCCGCCTCCACCCGGTCGCCGTCGGACACGAGAACCCCCGCGATGATGCCGAGGGTGCCCGCGGCGATCTTGGAGGACATGGGCGAGGTGACGACGCCCGTGGTGATCGAGGCCACCGTCTCCGTGACCGGGCCGCGCCGCGCCTGGGCCACCGTCACGTCCAGGGGCTTCTCCGCCGAGAAGTGGAGGTAGGCCGCGGTCCCCCCCGCGCCCAGCAGCGCGAGCAGGAGAAGCGTCCGGATAATCACGCCGGCTTTTGAGGGGTTTGCCATGTGTCGCTCACAATCTTTCCGTCGCGGAAGCTGACCGCCCGCTGCGCGCGCGCGGCCACATCCGGTTCGTGGGTCACCATGACGATGGTGTGGCCCTGCCCGTGCAGCTCGTCCAGAATCGCCAATATGCTCTCCCCGCTGTGCGTGTCGAGGTTCCCCGTCGGCTCGTCGGCGAAAATGATGCTCGGGTTGTTGATCAGCGCCCGCGCGATGGCCACCCGCTGCCGCTGCCCCCCCGAAAGCTCCATGGGCCGGTGCCCCATCCGGTCCCCCAGCCCCACCGCCGCCAGCGCCTCCCGCGCGCGCTTCACCCGCTCCCTCCGGGGCACCCCCGCGTAGACCAGCGGCAGCTCCACGTTTCCCACGGCGCTGCTGCGCGGCAGAAGATTGAAGTTCTGGAAGACGAACCCGATCTCGCGGTTGCGCACCTCCGCCAGCCGCCGCTCCGACAGGCCGCTCACCTCCTGCCCCGCCAGCCAGTAGCGGCCCGACGTCGGCCGCGAGAGGCACCCCAGAATGTCCAGAAACGTCGTCTTCCCCGACCCCGACGGGCCCATGATGGCCACATACGACCCCCGCCGGATCTCCAGAGACACCCCGTCCAGCGCGTGAAGGGAATCCGTCCCCATCCTGTACACCTTGCACAGGTCGCTCACCGTGATCAGGATGTCCGCGTCCGAAGTGCCCATGGGGCGGTTATCCTAGCACAGCCGCCCCGGGGAACGCCGCGCAGCGACCGCGCGAGGCGCACAGACCAACACGGACGAACACGGACGGCCACGGACCGGGGCACCCGGCGGGAGTTCTCCTCGTCCGTGCGAGTCTGTGTTCGTCGGTGCCGGACTGGAGGGCCTTGCGGTTCCGCGAGGGATGGTGTACCCTGACACTAGGAAAGTCGGCGTCAGCACGTGGCGCCTGCCGGTGGGGGCATGGCTGCTCCCCGCAGGGTGCGGCGCCCCGGCGACGGGAGGAGGACTGGACATGCGGCAACGCGGTCTTACTACGTTGGAACTGTGCGCGGTGTTGGCCCTGATCACCATCTTGGCGTTGATCCTGCTTCCGATATTTGGGTCCTCTCCGGCCGCCCGCCGGCCCCCCTGCCAGAACAACCTGAAGCAGTGGAGCCTGGTGATGAAGATGTACAGCAGCGAGCATGAGGGGGCCTTTCCCCCGATGCAGGTGCTGTGCCGGCGCCCTGACAGCACCTTGGACCTCCAGATGGCGGCGGGGCCGTCGGTCTGCGCGGTGTATCCAGCGTATCTGACGGATGTCAAAATCTGCCTTTGCCCCAACTCCCCCATGGCAGAGGAGCATGCCAAACGGATCCAGGAGGAGGGGCTGGCCCAGTCGCCCCGGCTGGTGGCGTCAGGCTATCAGTATCTGGGGTGGATGCTGGACAACCTCAAGCCCTGCGCCCCGGCC
Coding sequences within it:
- the mutY gene encoding A/G-specific adenine glycosylase yields the protein MRNPRALRERLLAWFQAEARDLPFRGTTDPYAVWVSEIILQQTRVDQGTPYYNRFVAAFPTVEALAAAPEEAVLKLWEGLGYYSRARNLHAAARMVCEQHGGRFPETAAQLRMLPGIGPYTAAAVASIAFGERVAVLDGNVKRVLARLFALDDCIDDPATERELWRLAQTLVPPRGPGDFNQAMMELGARVCTPRAPACMACPVASECRAHAEGREAELPVRKPKAATPLHEIVTAVIERDGCFLVGRRPHGGMLGGLWEFPGGKVEKGEDHALALARECREELGVEVCAGGLVACVRHAYTHFRIVMSVYRCAITAGEPAALAHTELRWVSPEAFDTLAFPKANHKFLPLLRGDAEQEGPCSRGVSK
- a CDS encoding DUF1080 domain-containing protein, with the translated sequence MPRTAFFKISGCLFLCLTLLAAGCATTSAAARPGKDDFSVRRGAIFRGSKDWTLRAVHVPGLIAKGGPVDMAAVARLADVGGNTLSTDLCGLSADGASLDPKAVETVALYAEECKDTWMGLMVRVLAGVPDDPAVRAKAAVTAAKALKGEGKAVYWIDGPGAAALAKKFKKAAPNLIVAAPGNADILTADAAPEKAGGQPVLAVNLRPADIRPETHFVVAHSDEIYPALDQAFADPVEGAPWTPDNSLLSEAERAEGFVSLFDGKTLNGWFPRTPGVESFEVRDGCIEWVRKGADALLSRDRYDNFVLRLEWKIEKGGNNGVWLRGPRAARSSKLGFEFQMMGDSDIPEPTAESTGSVYRVLPAKALAARPEGEWNEVEIMLNGPHYQATLNGVQIQDVNFDEHPELVWRLRRGFICLSDHGSPAWFRNIRVKKL
- a CDS encoding NAD(P)H-hydrate dehydratase is translated as MADMLTHSRVAQWLPPRPRDAHKGVFGHLLVLAGSRGMTGAARLACGAACRSGAGLVTLGVPAPLADILEAALVETMTLPLPATEAASFSREAAAPALEAAGDRGAALIGPGLSRHPKTISFARRFIRGWDGPLAVDADALHALAWDRPLSGPCRAQTLPPPVLTPHPGEMARLTGLSTAEIQETRETAALHYAEKWNAVVVLKGWHTVIAAPDGRAAVNPTGNQGMASGGSGDVLAGLLGGLLAQGMDPWEAACAAVYVHGLAGDIAVRGVSPRALTAGDLVRGLSEAWRELEG
- the thiL gene encoding thiamine-phosphate kinase, which codes for MRTICDLGEFGFIDRVTGPLKGADCVVLGPGDDCAVLRAGGMLLLASCDGFVENIHFRREWAGPEDIGWKAAAAALSDIAAMGGSALFALATISCPRDADADYMARVCAGIAEAVEHCGAALVGGDMTCSPSGTMLDLSVVGAVTEGRYVTRDGARPGDLVAVTGYPGQSAAGLLALVNGVDAPMLIQSHLRPEPRLAAGRWMARRDAVHAMIDLSDGLLQDLGHIGQRSGLGVNVDSDLVPLAPALNGFESAISQSLESLTLSGGEDYELAVALDPGEAAGLCADFAAEFGMPLTVVGRVEEGWRGVRLDGQEAAHLGFDHFTA
- a CDS encoding FtsX-like permease family protein; amino-acid sequence: MHGLDHLTSALASIAQNKVRSLLTTLGVIIGVMSVILLIALGESAQAYVQKEFAILGSNILIITPGKQETTGLFPITAGSNRKLTHEIAQSIKRKVPGVSGVASNIIGLSAVRYGKRTRSVLTIGTTPDFDSVRQLRTQIGRFITDRDIERNNRVCIIGTTLKREIFGDEPALHKRVTVNGSKHMVVGILEERGMAMGIDLGDLCIIPLPSAQEIFNRKELFEILVGTTNQEEIPIVEKELHKLMMAAFDNNEDFTVTDQEGMLDTFQRIFDMLRLLLVGIASISLLVGGIGIMNIMLVSVRERTREVGVRMAIGARRFDIALQFLIESVTLSVMGGLLGIGLGALGSFVIRTLYPTLPIGLSLWSTALSFSFSLAVGVFFGVYPAVKAAGVDPVEALRYE
- a CDS encoding efflux RND transporter periplasmic adaptor subunit, with translation MANPSKAGVIIRTLLLLALLGAGGTAAYLHFSAEKPLDVTVAQARRGPVTETVASITTGVVTSPMSSKIAAGTLGIIAGVLVSDGDRVEAGQPLVELVKDELEAQVRAAAAGLEVGRTRVAQAKIAARTAREGGEIRLRQAKDALSQAEADVRRVRALAERKAVSDSDLEKAELALRQAGELKSTAEVGLAEADVRDEDVRTAEAAVAQLEAALAAAETMRDKATVRAPFKGVVAKVLTQAGEAVVMGMPLLFLVQEEGLYIEAPFDEANLSTLNTGQRVQIEIDAVPGREFKGTLTHISPVVTAVEQLARNVLCKISVDEGAEAFRPGMSADVSVVVQEKADVLVVPSESLIRDEYVYVIEGGRVIRRDVEAGIGNWDHREILSGLREGEEVITSVSVLGLKEGALVRVVEALED
- a CDS encoding ABC transporter ATP-binding protein, which translates into the protein MGTSDADILITVSDLCKVYRMGTDSLHALDGVSLEIRRGSYVAIMGPSGSGKTTFLDILGCLSRPTSGRYWLAGQEVSGLSERRLAEVRNREIGFVFQNFNLLPRSSAVGNVELPLVYAGVPRRERVKRAREALAAVGLGDRMGHRPMELSGGQRQRVAIARALINNPSIIFADEPTGNLDTHSGESILAILDELHGQGHTIVMVTHEPDVAARAQRAVSFRDGKIVSDTWQTPQKPA